One genomic window of Trichlorobacter lovleyi includes the following:
- a CDS encoding methyl-accepting chemotaxis protein, which produces MSRCSHCKTYSVFGFLLGVGAPLGWLLLRLILFNDPGQTIFEQLIGDIVKDAQHRLLYLYMGVGTSFVLGTVGFLIGRTGDELQQRAHELDELHQEVASQKEVFENRFKVLDSNVKNFHQISSKIQTSLNLEEVLLLCAEGLHDVLGYERVNILMTTKNGRSLRFVTATGSLSRDIEGLELPLDPSIGVIYRSISERKPYLIDDITRYDESYHLQPPHDRIEVLRSKNFIICPMVVKGEALGAFAIDNKRSRRALNESDLDTIMLFADQVANSITRINLLTSIDTLTTELESSFSFLLSHRDQYSRNIEELKASVESVVDGAAVIASAAEGSTASVDETSTAVNEISVAIEEVSRNLDTLAGIVHQSAAAMEQITRNITSVERSAAISHEVSSQVQSQTEDGRTAVNETIGSLAEIQHSVEESYAGITRLAEKSTRIENIVNVINDITKRTNLLALNASIIAAQAGEYGKSFGVVADEIRNLSLQTGHSTGEITGIIDEIMFESRHAADNITATKGLVMRGVELGHVMGETLQAIYDRSVCSMEMTSEIKQATEEQSQSVQMVARSMEDISSMTSQIFNGSKDQAKATRSIARAIETVKEMAHEMVQSTSSQVEDGRRIRRTVESVSAMVHQMFDNMEARRAQSSEVVKELESMKSTTCQL; this is translated from the coding sequence ATGAGTCGTTGTAGCCATTGTAAAACATACTCTGTCTTCGGCTTTCTTCTGGGGGTCGGGGCGCCGCTGGGCTGGTTGTTGTTGCGTCTGATACTGTTTAATGACCCCGGACAAACGATCTTTGAACAGCTGATAGGGGATATCGTCAAGGATGCCCAACACCGCCTGCTTTACCTGTATATGGGGGTCGGGACATCGTTTGTGCTGGGTACCGTCGGCTTTCTGATCGGCAGGACCGGGGATGAGCTGCAGCAGCGCGCCCATGAACTGGATGAACTGCATCAGGAGGTTGCCTCCCAGAAGGAGGTCTTTGAAAACCGCTTCAAGGTGCTGGACAGCAACGTCAAAAATTTCCATCAGATCAGCAGTAAAATCCAGACCTCGCTGAACCTTGAGGAGGTGTTGCTGCTCTGTGCCGAAGGCCTGCATGATGTGCTGGGGTATGAGCGGGTTAATATCCTGATGACCACCAAAAATGGCCGCAGCCTGCGCTTTGTAACCGCCACCGGCAGTCTGTCCCGTGATATAGAGGGGTTGGAGCTTCCGCTTGATCCGTCAATCGGGGTGATCTACCGCAGCATCAGCGAACGCAAACCGTACCTGATTGACGATATTACCCGCTATGACGAAAGCTATCACCTGCAGCCGCCCCATGATCGGATCGAGGTGCTGCGCTCCAAGAACTTCATCATCTGTCCCATGGTGGTCAAGGGTGAGGCCCTGGGTGCGTTTGCCATTGATAACAAACGTTCCCGCCGGGCACTGAACGAGTCCGATCTTGATACGATCATGCTGTTTGCCGATCAGGTGGCCAACAGCATCACCCGTATCAACCTGTTGACCTCGATTGATACCCTGACCACCGAGCTTGAAAGCTCGTTCTCGTTTCTTTTGTCCCATCGTGACCAGTACTCCAGAAATATTGAGGAACTGAAAGCCAGTGTCGAGTCGGTGGTGGATGGTGCCGCGGTAATCGCCTCGGCAGCGGAAGGTTCCACGGCCTCGGTGGATGAGACCAGTACGGCGGTCAACGAGATCTCGGTGGCGATTGAAGAGGTCTCCCGCAACCTGGATACCCTGGCCGGGATCGTGCACCAGTCTGCCGCAGCCATGGAACAGATTACCCGCAATATTACCAGTGTCGAGCGAAGCGCCGCCATCTCCCACGAGGTCTCCAGCCAGGTGCAGTCCCAGACCGAAGATGGGCGTACCGCGGTGAACGAGACCATCGGCTCTCTGGCAGAGATTCAGCACTCGGTTGAGGAGTCCTATGCCGGCATTACCCGCCTGGCTGAGAAAAGCACCCGGATCGAGAATATCGTCAACGTGATCAACGATATCACCAAACGGACCAACCTGCTGGCCCTGAACGCCTCGATCATTGCGGCCCAGGCCGGTGAGTACGGCAAGAGTTTCGGCGTGGTGGCGGATGAGATCCGCAACCTCTCGCTGCAGACCGGCCACTCCACCGGTGAGATCACCGGTATCATTGACGAGATCATGTTCGAATCCCGCCACGCTGCCGATAATATTACCGCCACCAAAGGTCTGGTTATGCGGGGGGTTGAGCTGGGGCACGTCATGGGCGAGACCCTGCAGGCGATCTATGATCGCTCGGTCTGCTCAATGGAGATGACTTCGGAGATCAAACAGGCCACTGAAGAGCAGTCGCAGAGTGTCCAGATGGTGGCCCGTTCCATGGAAGATATCAGCAGCATGACCTCCCAGATCTTTAACGGCTCCAAGGACCAGGCCAAGGCCACCCGCAGTATTGCCCGGGCGATTGAGACGGTTAAGGAAATGGCCCACGAGATGGTGCAGTCCACCTCCAGTCAGGTTGAGGATGGGCGCAGGATCAGGCGTACGGTGGAGTCGGTCAGTGCCATGGTGCATCAGATGTTTGATAATATGGAGGCCCGCCGGGCCCAGTCGTCAGAGGTGGTCAAGGAACTTGAGTCGATGAAGAGCACCACCTGTCAGTTGTAG
- a CDS encoding universal stress protein: MQPIDTILFATDFSEASDEAFAYARQLSQCLNARIVVMHVVTQPVDLRNFYVPDVSFDEIDREIEAAANRKMDAFCHQWHGQLHDLESEVVTGLPHEEIIKKAAGIKAAMIVMGTHGRRGFDHFIFGSTAEKVVKTAPCPVLTVRPSH; this comes from the coding sequence ATGCAACCAATTGATACGATCTTATTTGCCACTGATTTTTCTGAGGCGTCTGATGAGGCCTTTGCCTATGCCCGGCAATTGTCACAGTGCCTGAACGCCCGGATCGTTGTCATGCATGTGGTGACCCAGCCTGTTGACTTGCGGAACTTCTATGTGCCGGATGTCTCATTTGACGAGATTGACCGGGAGATTGAAGCGGCAGCAAACAGGAAAATGGACGCGTTTTGCCACCAGTGGCACGGCCAGCTGCATGACCTTGAATCTGAGGTAGTAACCGGCCTGCCGCACGAAGAGATAATAAAAAAGGCAGCCGGGATCAAAGCGGCGATGATTGTCATGGGGACCCATGGCCGAAGGGGCTTTGATCACTTCATCTTCGGCAGTACCGCTGAAAAAGTAGTTAAAACCGCACCATGCCCCGTCCTGACGGTGCGGCCGTCACACTAG
- a CDS encoding YeiH family protein, with protein sequence MNDNKGLQLLFWLLLLVCCAPVVSAPLALTAGLVFGLAIGNPWKNTTSTWSRRLLQSSVVGLGFGMNLPVILQTGKDAFFYTAISISFTMLAGWLLGRLFKTPQRTSTLISFGTAICGGSAIAAMAPVIKAEGEETGVALATVFTLNSIALILFPPLGHLLGMGQRQFGLWSALAIHDTSSVVGAAAAYGGLALAIGTTVKLTRALWIMPSALLAAWFTKSEGKARFPLFIIGFIAAAAIKTALPQFEPLWHPLNSVAKQSLVVTLFLIGSGLTREVLAKTGIKPLAQGITLWIIVSVTSATAILLGWIS encoded by the coding sequence ATGAACGACAACAAGGGATTGCAACTGCTGTTCTGGCTCCTGTTGCTGGTCTGCTGCGCACCTGTAGTCAGCGCACCGCTGGCGTTGACGGCAGGGCTCGTCTTCGGCCTGGCGATCGGCAACCCCTGGAAGAACACCACTTCAACCTGGAGCAGACGCTTGCTGCAGAGCTCGGTGGTCGGACTTGGCTTCGGCATGAACCTGCCGGTGATCCTGCAAACCGGCAAGGATGCCTTTTTCTACACCGCCATCAGTATCAGCTTCACCATGCTGGCAGGCTGGCTGCTGGGCAGACTGTTCAAGACCCCGCAACGCACCTCGACCCTGATCTCATTCGGGACCGCCATCTGCGGCGGCAGCGCCATTGCCGCCATGGCGCCGGTGATCAAGGCGGAAGGCGAAGAAACCGGGGTTGCCCTGGCAACCGTCTTCACCCTCAACTCGATTGCCCTGATCCTCTTTCCGCCCTTAGGGCACCTGCTGGGGATGGGGCAGCGGCAGTTCGGCCTCTGGTCTGCCCTGGCGATCCACGACACCAGCAGCGTGGTGGGGGCGGCGGCAGCCTACGGCGGTCTGGCCCTGGCCATCGGCACCACCGTGAAACTGACCAGGGCACTCTGGATCATGCCGTCGGCCCTGCTGGCAGCCTGGTTTACCAAATCGGAAGGCAAGGCCAGGTTTCCGCTCTTTATCATCGGCTTCATTGCTGCAGCAGCCATCAAGACAGCCCTGCCGCAGTTCGAACCACTCTGGCACCCACTCAACAGCGTGGCAAAACAGAGCCTGGTGGTGACCCTGTTCCTGATCGGCAGCGGCCTGACCCGGGAGGTGCTGGCCAAGACCGGTATCAAACCACTGGCGCAGGGGATCACACTCTGGATCATTGTCTCAGTGACCAGCGCAACAGCAATCCTGTTGGGCTGGATCAGCTAA
- a CDS encoding LysR substrate-binding domain-containing protein, with product MTLSLRQLEIFEKIASTGSVTRAGEELLLTQSAVSMALSQLEQLSSVPLFERSGRRLLLNDAGRLLLKDARDILLAVKRVEQQLQGETGQLTGELLIGGSTTIANYLLPSLLGDFARRYPHTRVQLTVGNTQQVADLLATGQLDIAFVEGPCHNRELVAVHWRDDELVVVAGAEHPWSREKRVTPDQLAAAPWIMREKGSGTREIFEDAMDRAGISHAIALEFGHTEAIKNGVAAGLGVSCLSRIAVDRELEYGRLVEVTSPLLLGRSLTLLKRRNSHCTALLDAFLRVSGSAWEV from the coding sequence ATGACCTTGTCACTCCGGCAGCTTGAAATATTTGAGAAAATTGCCTCCACCGGTAGTGTTACCAGGGCCGGAGAGGAGCTGCTGCTGACCCAGTCAGCGGTCAGTATGGCGCTGTCTCAGCTTGAGCAGCTCAGCAGCGTCCCGCTCTTTGAACGCTCCGGCAGGCGCCTGCTGTTAAATGATGCCGGTCGGCTGCTGCTGAAGGATGCCCGTGACATACTGCTGGCTGTCAAGCGGGTTGAACAGCAGCTGCAGGGTGAAACAGGCCAGCTGACAGGAGAACTGCTGATCGGCGGCAGTACTACCATCGCCAACTATCTGCTCCCGTCGCTGTTAGGAGATTTTGCCCGCAGGTATCCGCACACCAGGGTGCAGTTGACCGTTGGCAATACGCAGCAGGTGGCTGATCTGCTGGCAACAGGGCAGCTGGATATTGCCTTTGTTGAGGGGCCCTGCCATAACCGCGAACTGGTTGCGGTCCACTGGCGTGATGATGAACTGGTGGTGGTGGCCGGTGCTGAACACCCGTGGAGCAGGGAGAAGCGGGTGACGCCGGACCAGTTGGCCGCCGCCCCCTGGATCATGCGGGAAAAAGGTTCCGGTACCCGCGAGATCTTTGAGGATGCCATGGACCGGGCCGGCATCAGCCATGCCATTGCGCTGGAGTTCGGTCATACCGAGGCGATCAAGAATGGTGTTGCGGCCGGGCTGGGCGTAAGCTGCCTCTCGCGGATCGCGGTTGACCGGGAACTGGAATATGGCCGGCTGGTTGAAGTGACAAGCCCGTTGCTGCTGGGCCGTTCACTGACGCTGCTGAAGCGGCGCAACAGCCACTGCACCGCCCTGCTGGATGCCTTTTTGAGGGTCTCGGGGAGTGCCTGGGAGGTCTGA
- the crcB gene encoding fluoride efflux transporter CrcB has translation MKTAATIALFCAGGGLTRYYLSGWIYGLLGRAFPYGTLVVNVAGAYCIGLIMELGLRSTMLSDTLRVGLTVGFMGGLTTFSTFSYETFKLLEDGQFVLAFANVLGSVAVCLLCTWLGIVTVRSLA, from the coding sequence ATGAAGACAGCCGCAACCATCGCCCTGTTCTGTGCCGGGGGCGGGCTGACCCGCTACTACCTGTCAGGCTGGATCTATGGTCTGTTGGGACGGGCCTTCCCCTACGGTACCCTTGTGGTCAACGTTGCCGGTGCCTATTGCATCGGCCTGATCATGGAGCTTGGTCTGCGCAGTACCATGCTTTCAGATACCCTGCGGGTCGGCCTGACGGTCGGGTTCATGGGGGGACTGACCACCTTTTCAACCTTCAGCTATGAGACCTTCAAGCTGCTGGAGGATGGACAGTTTGTGCTGGCGTTTGCCAATGTGCTGGGTAGTGTCGCGGTATGCCTGCTGTGTACCTGGCTGGGCATTGTGACCGTCCGTTCGTTAGCGTAG
- a CDS encoding DUF190 domain-containing protein, whose translation MSKLVGEQQLMRIFIGESDRYGSRPLYEALVELLRKEGFAGATVLRGICGFGANRVYHTQKLLDLSADLPIIIEVVDSQEKIAAVMPQIDVMMGGGMITLEKATVIRYSPKS comes from the coding sequence ATGTCAAAACTGGTCGGTGAACAACAGTTGATGCGGATCTTTATCGGCGAGAGCGACCGGTACGGCTCACGTCCCTTGTACGAGGCCCTGGTTGAGTTGCTGCGCAAGGAAGGGTTTGCCGGTGCCACGGTGCTGCGGGGCATCTGCGGTTTTGGTGCCAACCGGGTCTACCATACCCAGAAGCTGCTGGACCTGTCGGCTGATCTGCCGATCATCATTGAGGTGGTGGACAGCCAGGAGAAGATCGCTGCCGTTATGCCGCAGATTGACGTCATGATGGGCGGTGGTATGATTACCCTGGAGAAAGCCACGGTGATCCGGTATAGCCCGAAATCGTAA
- the panB gene encoding 3-methyl-2-oxobutanoate hydroxymethyltransferase, with product MRKKITIPEILLMKQEGRKVTVLTAYDYPTARLVDAGGVDAILVGDSAGVVFSGHENTLPVTMDEMLYHVKAVVRARPKALVVADMPFMACQSGEIEALKNCGRMLQEGGAEAVKIEGGSNMAPIIRAVTEMDIPVMGHVGLTPQSVHRMGGYKVQGRKDQAERILEDAHAVQEAGAFAVVLEGIPAKLAARITEMLDIPTIGIGAGPACDGQVLVIHDILGLCEKYSPKFVKRYADLAPLVTEAARQYVSEVKDGTFPTEEHSFS from the coding sequence ATGCGCAAGAAGATCACCATACCTGAGATACTGTTGATGAAGCAGGAGGGCCGTAAAGTGACGGTCCTGACCGCCTATGACTACCCGACCGCCCGGCTGGTGGATGCAGGCGGGGTGGATGCCATCCTGGTGGGGGACTCGGCCGGGGTTGTGTTTAGCGGCCATGAAAATACCCTGCCGGTCACCATGGATGAGATGCTCTACCATGTCAAAGCGGTGGTGCGGGCCAGGCCCAAGGCGCTGGTGGTTGCCGATATGCCGTTTATGGCCTGCCAGAGCGGTGAGATCGAAGCCCTGAAAAACTGTGGCCGGATGCTGCAGGAAGGCGGCGCCGAGGCGGTCAAGATTGAGGGAGGCAGCAACATGGCTCCGATCATCCGGGCCGTGACCGAGATGGATATCCCGGTCATGGGGCATGTGGGTCTGACCCCCCAGTCAGTCCATCGCATGGGGGGCTACAAGGTGCAGGGACGCAAGGATCAGGCCGAGCGGATTCTGGAGGATGCCCATGCGGTGCAGGAGGCCGGTGCCTTTGCCGTGGTGCTGGAGGGTATTCCGGCCAAGTTGGCGGCCCGGATTACCGAGATGCTGGATATCCCCACCATCGGTATCGGTGCAGGTCCGGCCTGCGATGGCCAGGTGCTGGTCATCCACGATATCCTGGGGCTGTGTGAGAAGTACTCCCCCAAGTTCGTCAAGCGTTACGCTGATCTTGCCCCGCTGGTGACCGAGGCGGCACGACAGTATGTGTCAGAAGTAAAGGATGGAACCTTCCCGACTGAGGAGCATTCGTTCTCGTGA
- the panC gene encoding pantoate--beta-alanine ligase produces the protein MKLIQDVQEMQQTVLGLKRQGKRIAFVPTMGFLHEGHASLLREGRKRGDVLVLSIFVNPTQFGLNEDLASYPRNLEGDCALAESCGVDLVFAPTAAGMYPPGFQTTVALGPLTKPLCGASRPGHFNGVAVVVTKLFGIVQPDVAFFGKKDFQQLAIIRQMTIDLNLAVEIIGMPIVREPDGLAMSSRNSYLTPEQRQQALCLSKAIQKVRELFRDGESSVDRLLGEARMIITAVAGTSIDYLELRNSTTLEPAATATADTLFALAVKIGATRLIDNTVLGDTP, from the coding sequence GTGAAACTGATCCAGGATGTGCAGGAAATGCAGCAAACCGTTTTAGGGCTGAAGCGTCAGGGCAAGCGGATCGCCTTTGTACCTACCATGGGCTTCCTGCATGAAGGCCATGCCTCCCTGCTGCGGGAAGGGCGTAAACGGGGCGATGTGCTGGTGCTTTCGATCTTTGTCAATCCGACCCAGTTCGGCCTCAATGAAGACCTTGCCAGCTACCCCCGTAATCTTGAAGGGGACTGCGCCCTGGCGGAATCCTGCGGTGTGGATCTGGTCTTTGCCCCAACAGCAGCCGGTATGTATCCGCCCGGTTTTCAGACCACGGTTGCCCTTGGTCCACTGACCAAACCGCTCTGCGGCGCCAGCCGTCCCGGCCATTTCAATGGCGTGGCCGTGGTGGTGACCAAGCTGTTCGGGATCGTACAGCCGGATGTGGCATTTTTCGGCAAGAAGGATTTCCAGCAACTGGCCATTATCCGGCAGATGACGATTGACCTGAATCTGGCGGTGGAGATCATCGGCATGCCGATCGTGCGGGAGCCGGATGGTCTGGCCATGTCCTCCCGCAACAGCTACCTGACGCCGGAGCAACGCCAACAGGCGCTCTGTCTGAGCAAGGCCATCCAGAAGGTGCGGGAGCTGTTCAGGGACGGGGAAAGCTCGGTTGACCGGCTGCTTGGCGAGGCCCGCATGATCATTACGGCGGTAGCGGGGACCTCAATCGATTATCTTGAACTGCGTAACAGCACAACCCTTGAACCGGCTGCAACCGCCACGGCGGATACCCTGTTTGCCCTGGCCGTCAAGATCGGAGCCACCCGGCTGATTGACAACACTGTGCTGGGGGATACCCCCTGA
- the panP gene encoding pyridoxal-dependent aspartate 1-decarboxylase PanP yields MPTKARANLETLHRIFTVPEAPDSTLGAVDQAITADVAGFLQNHIVAMERPLEEIEASFSSVTIPEEPTYVSDYTEFVKENLVAQSVHTASPGFIGHMTSALPYFMLPLTRLMTALNQNTVKVETSKAFTPLERQVLAMLHHLIYRCPDEFYPPWIHNSQAALGAFCSGGTIANTTALWVARNRFFAPDGVFRGIAQEGLARALKHRGVDGIAVLVSERGHYSLGKAADLLGIGRDHLVKVKTSENNRIDLMALRQECQRLQDQNIRPLALVGIGGTTETGNIDPLEAMADLAQELGCHFHVDAAWGGPTLFSDRHRHLLAGIERADSVTIDAHKQLYVPMGAGMVLFKDPTAVSAIEHHAAYILRHGSKDLGSHTLEGSRPGKALLVHAGLSIIGRKGYELLIDLGIERARTFAGLIHQHPDFELTSEPELNILTYRYCPQALQQLLSVSPPEERARINGLLDQVCQLLQKHQRESGKTFVSRTRLRMNRYGEEITVLRSVLANPLTTDEILASVLTEQCEIVRQPEIQALLRQITG; encoded by the coding sequence ATGCCCACCAAGGCCCGCGCCAACCTGGAAACCCTCCACCGGATCTTCACCGTGCCGGAAGCCCCGGATTCAACCCTTGGTGCCGTTGACCAGGCCATCACCGCCGATGTGGCCGGGTTTCTGCAGAACCATATTGTGGCCATGGAGCGTCCCCTGGAGGAGATTGAGGCCAGTTTCTCCAGCGTGACCATCCCGGAGGAACCGACCTACGTCTCGGACTACACCGAATTTGTCAAAGAAAACCTGGTAGCCCAGTCGGTGCATACCGCCTCACCCGGTTTTATCGGCCACATGACCTCGGCCCTGCCCTACTTTATGCTGCCGCTCACCCGCCTGATGACCGCGCTGAACCAGAACACGGTCAAGGTCGAGACCTCCAAGGCCTTTACGCCGCTTGAGCGGCAGGTGCTGGCCATGCTGCACCACCTGATCTACCGCTGCCCGGACGAGTTTTATCCCCCCTGGATTCACAACAGTCAGGCTGCCCTGGGGGCCTTCTGCTCCGGCGGCACCATTGCCAACACCACCGCCCTCTGGGTGGCCCGCAATCGCTTCTTTGCGCCGGATGGCGTCTTCCGCGGCATCGCCCAGGAGGGGCTGGCCCGTGCCTTGAAACATCGTGGTGTTGACGGGATCGCTGTGCTGGTCTCCGAGCGGGGGCATTACTCGCTGGGCAAGGCCGCCGATCTGCTGGGGATCGGCCGCGATCATCTGGTCAAGGTCAAGACCAGCGAGAACAACCGGATCGATCTCATGGCGTTGCGGCAGGAATGTCAGCGTCTGCAGGATCAGAACATCCGGCCGCTGGCGCTGGTCGGCATTGGCGGGACCACCGAAACCGGCAACATTGACCCGCTGGAGGCGATGGCTGATCTTGCCCAGGAGCTGGGCTGCCACTTCCATGTGGATGCGGCCTGGGGCGGTCCGACGCTCTTTTCTGACCGCCACCGCCATCTGCTGGCCGGGATTGAGCGGGCCGACTCGGTTACCATTGACGCCCATAAGCAACTGTACGTGCCGATGGGGGCGGGGATGGTGCTCTTCAAGGATCCCACCGCAGTATCCGCCATCGAACACCACGCTGCCTACATCCTGCGTCACGGTTCCAAGGATCTGGGCAGTCACACCCTGGAAGGCTCCCGACCGGGTAAAGCCCTGCTGGTGCATGCCGGACTCTCGATCATCGGTCGTAAGGGGTACGAGCTGTTGATCGACCTGGGGATAGAGCGGGCCCGGACCTTTGCCGGACTGATCCACCAGCATCCTGATTTTGAACTGACCAGCGAGCCGGAGCTGAATATCCTGACCTACCGTTACTGCCCGCAGGCCCTGCAGCAGCTTCTGTCAGTGTCGCCACCTGAGGAGCGGGCCAGGATCAATGGCTTGCTGGATCAGGTCTGCCAGCTGTTGCAGAAACACCAGCGTGAGTCGGGCAAGACCTTCGTATCCCGTACCCGGCTCCGTATGAACCGGTACGGTGAGGAGATTACCGTGCTGCGCAGCGTACTGGCCAACCCGCTTACCACCGATGAGATCCTGGCGTCGGTGTTGACCGAGCAGTGTGAGATTGTCCGGCAGCCGGAGATCCAGGCCCTGCTGCGGCAAATCACGGGGTAG
- the ercA gene encoding alcohol dehydrogenase-like regulatory protein ErcA, with amino-acid sequence MEPFKALRKFVIPEIVYGADAHTLVGYYAKGFALQTVLVVSDPGVEQVGWCGRVIARLSEAGICAVPFTRVTSNPKDHEVMAGATVYRDRRCDGIVAVGGGSPMDCAKGIGIVCSNGGHILDYTGVDQVPLPMPPLICIPTTAGSAADISQFAIITDTGEQRKVAIVSKSLVPDVSLIDPLLTSTMSADLTACTGMDALVHAIEAYVSNASSPFTDLHALEAIRLIGRHLPEAIDRPLSTPARDAMMFASTQAGIAFSNASLGAVHAMAHSLGGALDIPHGACNARLLEHVITYNFPAAVERYRAVAHALGIELHGMHDTQACTALVRGIADFRQRLGITGPLAGQGGTRSQLSDLAAKAMQDACMVTNPRRPTLQDIEAIYAAAF; translated from the coding sequence ATGGAACCGTTCAAGGCACTACGCAAGTTTGTGATCCCTGAGATTGTCTACGGCGCTGATGCCCACACGCTGGTGGGGTATTATGCAAAGGGATTTGCGCTGCAGACCGTGCTGGTTGTCAGTGATCCCGGAGTCGAGCAGGTGGGCTGGTGTGGCCGGGTTATTGCGCGGCTGTCCGAGGCCGGCATCTGCGCTGTCCCCTTTACCCGGGTTACCTCGAATCCCAAGGATCACGAAGTGATGGCCGGCGCCACAGTTTACCGGGACAGGAGGTGTGACGGTATTGTTGCCGTGGGGGGAGGCAGCCCCATGGACTGTGCCAAGGGGATCGGGATCGTCTGTTCCAACGGAGGTCATATCCTCGACTACACCGGTGTGGATCAGGTTCCACTGCCGATGCCCCCGCTGATCTGTATCCCCACTACCGCCGGTTCTGCCGCAGATATCTCGCAATTTGCCATAATCACCGACACCGGGGAACAGCGCAAGGTTGCCATTGTCAGCAAGTCGCTGGTGCCGGATGTGTCCCTCATCGATCCGCTGCTGACCAGCACCATGTCTGCCGATCTCACCGCCTGCACCGGCATGGACGCCCTGGTGCATGCAATCGAAGCCTATGTCTCAAATGCCAGTTCCCCCTTTACCGATCTGCATGCACTTGAGGCGATCCGGCTCATTGGCCGTCATCTGCCTGAGGCCATCGACAGACCTTTGTCAACACCGGCACGCGATGCCATGATGTTTGCCAGCACCCAGGCCGGGATTGCCTTCTCCAACGCAAGTCTCGGGGCTGTCCATGCCATGGCCCACAGTCTGGGAGGGGCGCTTGATATCCCCCACGGTGCCTGCAATGCCAGGCTGCTGGAACATGTCATCACCTACAATTTCCCGGCAGCTGTGGAACGCTATCGTGCTGTCGCCCATGCCCTGGGGATCGAACTGCACGGCATGCATGACACACAGGCCTGTACTGCCCTGGTCCGTGGCATTGCCGATTTTCGCCAGCGGCTGGGGATCACCGGTCCCCTTGCTGGTCAGGGGGGCACCCGGAGCCAGTTGTCGGACCTGGCAGCAAAGGCGATGCAGGACGCCTGCATGGTGACGAATCCGCGTCGTCCTACACTTCAGGATATCGAGGCGATCTATGCGGCGGCGTTCTGA